The segment gaaaggAATTTTAAGTttccttttgtttatttttaaaaacagataaaaaaaatactagacttaatgcttacaaaaaatattatttaatataaaaaaaaaacctagatctaaataaattttttatactattataattaatggccaatttatgcttagtatgaagtcctTAATGATGaaagttattacaataattacaataatttatatagcgctgtcacatccgatatttaatgaaaggagatttaatttatattttaaataattggtCATGGtgtattcatatatatacaaatcgcgttttttgagaatgtactatgacgaagcaagagcttttcacattaagtaagtaactctttaaccgttctgctttctcttatattttaatggaaagggttgcctgagtcagccatgaaacaaatgatttagcatattttaagtcacagatcaacatgcatgactagattgacacatgaaatgcgaaATATgtaactatcttttttttttttttttgaaacgtctgtaatctataagtaataccaaaaagcttcaaactcttAGTCTGCTATTGTAtaatttgtattgtttatagttttcagactacatacatatataaatagaatAGATTATGTAATCCTTCaaatgcatacatccagttttcgatgcgttatcaaactttatatattttgtagagaattaggcttatacctataatataacacatgggcgtagtcgGGAGGGGAggggttcaaaccatcacttgcctcagacctcattgtctgaaagggaaactttacttactgccccagtgcagccaacttaagcaaactacattcaccaaatttcatgagcgtagccaaaaagggttttgtgtttaccctcccccctccaatacaaaaactaaagcattttaccgttttctACCTGTCGCTGGACTCCAGTGAATAGtaaatttagtaaatttttttagcggaagagtagcaggctaattgcactgtatataactcagaatatgcattttttaaagcttaaaataacgaaaTGATGCTTGGTTCCGGGGCTCTCACtggggggagctcgcagcgcttcCCAAGACTCCgtagctgtcccttggcggtgtgtactttCTTTCCACTAaatataggaagagagtattctagggtagaaaaaacgtttgaaagaataaaAGATCAATATTTAATGAAGGTTAattacacatgcacacacattaatatatatatatatatatacatatataaattgcggagtggggtaaaaatccccccaccccgaaaatatatgacatgccatttgtgggccgtttatctggtaatgcccgggccgtttatctggtaatgcccgggccgtttatctggtaatgcccgggccgtttatctggtaatgcccgggccgttTATCTGGTAATGCCCGGACCGTTTAtctggtaatgcccgggccgtttatctggtaatgcccgggccgtttatctggtaatgcccgggccgatacccagtccgcccttgATGGCGTTGTAAAATACTGCTACCAAAGCGAAGAGTTTCCCTGCACTGACCTTCATGGGCTTTCTAAGAAAGGACCAATATCTAgttaaaattatctttttagTTGTAGCCTCCTCATTAGCTgccttttgtttaaaatatactgCCATAGTCTGAGATAAATAAATTGTAACACATTCCTCACTCTACATCTTTGTGATTCCCAACAAGGAAGAGTTCCACCCCACACACATCACTTAGAAGAGTCCTATAAAAACATTCACGTTTTCACTACTATATCCaacctccacccccccccccccaaccttctAGAGAAAGGTCATCCCATGTACATCCAACTCCATGTCTCTCCAAATGATCATACAGTAACTTGTTCACAGTTCTACTCCTACGTTTTTTGGCTCTTCAGTTTGTCATATTTTGAGAACCTCTTGCTCTTCAGTTTGTCATATTTTGAGAACATCTTGCTCTTCAGTTTGTCATATTTTGAGAACATCTTGCTCTTCAGTTTGTCATATTTTGAGAACATCTTGCTCTTCAGTTTGTCATATTTTGAGAACATCTTGCTCTTCAGTTTGTCATATTTTGAGAACATCTTGCTCTTCAGTTTGTCATATTTTGAGAACATCTTGCTCTTCAGTTTGTCATATTTTGAGAACATCTTGCTCTTCAGTTTGTCATATTTTGAGAACATCTTGCTCTTCAGTTTGTCATATTTTGAGAACCTCTTGTTCTTCAGTTTGTCATATTTTGAGAACATCTTGCTCTTCAGTTTGTCATATTTTGAGAACATCTTGCTCTTCAGTTTGTCATATTTTGAGAACATCTTGCTCTTCAGTTTGTCATATTTTGAGAACATCTTGCTCTTCAGTTTGTCATATTTTGAGAACCTCTTGTTCTTCAGTTTGTCATATTTTGAGAACATCTTGCTCTTCAGTTTGTCATATTTTGAGAACATCTTGCTTAAATATTTGGTCGCACGGTGGCTCCACCGAGATCAGCGACTTCCCCAGCTTCATCTCACCTGGTTCCCACGGGTGGTGCATTGAATGGCTGACCATGTATCTTGCATTGAATGGCTGACCATGTATGTTGCATTGAATGGCTGACCATGTATCTTGCATTGAATGGCTGACCATGTATGTTGCGTTTGGTGGCCTGTGGATTGGATCCAACGCTCTCCCACCCCTCCACCTACTGTTTCTTTGGTTCTTTCTGTTTTAGAgagtaaaacaaaatgtctaaatatttgtttttattccaaCTAGTTCTACTTCTGATATTAAGAGAAAACCAACAACACCAAACCTTAaagattttttctttctattacaCACCTGCACTGTGCGCGCGCTTAACGTTTGAAGACTCAGGTCTAGAGACAGGTAGAAAAACAGTGAACAAGACATAAACTAGGAATTTACAAGGGGAGGTAGGCGTGATAACGAAGTACACCTATAAGTTTAACCAGGGTTATGTTCCTTTGGACATGAAACTGACAACAGCTGTCGAGGATATCAATAGACAATAATAGCAACCACATCGAGTCTCCCTACTGTCACACTGAATACATTCGATTCTTTTGCCCttacacatttttaatttaattttttctacAATCATCCAGTTTACAATCCGAATTCAgttgtttattatatttgtagTTGTCCCAGATGTCTGAAGACTTGTGTGGCTGAGCCATGTCTCCTGGGCATTGCAGTGAAATCTCTTGGCTCCGAAatagtttttttccccttgaaATATTCTATTTCGTCTAGAAGGTTGTGTTGTATATTCGTAAGTTATGACTAAATATTAAGTTATATGAACTTTTCATTTCCAATCTTCTATTCAGGTTGTGTACAAAGTGTCTATAGCTCTTAAAGCTAGAGAGGACATTAAGTTATGTACTTCTAACTTCAGAGCTGTTcttgaataaaacattttctccaGTCCATTTATTTTCATATAATGAGACCTCAAGCATACATTTTCACAATACCTTCACATACTGTAGAGAATGTTTCTAAATTGTATAAATTGTACTAATGATTTTTTGTAATTAGTGAGGTAACCACTATTCAGACGCTGCACCGTCTGGTGGCTGCCTAACCCGTGACCGTACGTGTGTATCAAAGATTGGACTCTTTAGTCACACGACAAGTCTAAAGGGGACTAGGTCATCTGGTCATGTCTTGAGACCTAACAATTCACAGAGACACAAGTGATAATCTCATTACGTATCTTGAGAGTGAGTTTGTCATTTGCTGACCTTTAAAAagataagtagatctattcCCAATTATTACTTCAAAATGATCTCAGTACGAATGGAGGATTTTGAAACGCACTTTATTATAACTCTGACTACAAACTCACTTAGACATGCCCAGGAAATTGCCTGGAATACAAACTACAACTCACTTAGACATGCCGTGAAAATTGCATGGAATAAAAACTACAAACTCACTTAGACATGCCGTGAAAATTGCCTAGAATACAAACTACAAACTCACTTAGACATGCCCTGGAAATTGCCTGGAATACAAACTACAAAATCACTTAGACATGCCATGGAAATTGCCTGGAATACAAACTACAAAATCACTTAGACATGCCATGGAAATTGCCTGGAATACAAACTACAAACTCACTTAGACGTGCCCTGGAAATTGCCTGGAATACAAACTACAAACTCACTTAGACATGCCTaggaaaacaaattaaaaactcACTCAGACAtgccatgtaaaacaaaattttaaaatgaaataagctgagattaataattaattatatctaatggaaattcagtttgataaCAAAATTTTATTGGTTTAGTTCATATATTAAAcaagaacatatatatatatatataaacatgtttGTTTAGTTTTCTCATGAGCGAGCCGCCGGGCCGGATGGAAGGGAATGCAGGCGGGGCTAGAGAAGGTctccacaaaagagaaaaacatCCAAATTTCGACGAGTCACGGTTGCAAAAAATGTGGTGATTAAGAAATGTACGCTTGTAGCCTTCTTGGAAGAAGTAAATGAACGCTTGTAGCCTTCTTGGAAAAAGTAAATGTACGCTTGTAGCCTTTTTGGAAAAAGTAAATGTACGCTTGTAGCCTTCTTGGAAGAAGTAAATGTACGCTTGTAGCCTTCttggaaaaagtaaatgaaCGCTTGTAGCCTTCTTGGAAGAAGTAAATGTACGCTTGTAGCCTTCTTGGAAAAAGTAAATGTACGCTTGTAGCCTTCTTGGAAAAAGTAAATGTACGCTTGTAGCCTTCTTGGAAAAAGTAAATGTACGCTTGTAGCCTTCTTGGAAGAAGTAAATGTACGCTTGTAGCCTTCTTGGAAGAAGTAAATGTACGCTTGTAGCCTTCTTGGAAAAAGTAAATGTACGCTTGTAGCCTTTTTGGAAAAAGTAAATGTACGCTTGTAGCCTTCTTGGAAGAAGTAAAAACATCTACGCATTTAACCCTTTctttcctaactgacgataccaacgttgattcggccagaatgtggtaaataattttgGAGAGAAATAGTTAAGACAGTGCGTTTACCCagggccttaccctccacaagTTCAAAAATATACACCTTTctaactaaaatatgcatattaaatattttttaaaagcaaagtgAGATTAAACTTACAAGAACTCGTTTTCTGTCCTCTAAACtatagcatgcttttagatctaagtTTTTTCCTTTATAAGTAAATATTTATTCAAGCTTTCGAAACAATGTTTGGACCTCCACTCAAAAAGCTGCCTCCACGTACTTATATCCGGCCCTGGCGAGTTCAATATTTGGcaacaagaaacattttttgtttcaaataagtaCTTTTGATCTTGAGCAGAACCGATCTAGAGATGTCTGTTTACGGTAGAACTGTGTACTGATAAAAGTTCATTGAGTTATTACGTACTTTGTAAGACAACAAAATATCAAGTGTCAAAGGAACAACTACTAATCATTTGCACACTATTTACTAAtgttgaaactcaaaactcaaataCGTCCTAGCTCTACACAATGTACATCACCACTGACCTTCTCTTCGCGCGTCTTTCTAACCTCCAATTTGGACACTTGGTTTAACcaatgaaatcattttcttcaaccaatcaaattattattattattatttccatAAACATTGACACACAGCCGTATAAACTAATTTAGTTATTCacaatttaaaaatcatttttagtaacaagaatattaaaaatataagatATATCTATACTTTTTCCCTAGTGGCTGCGACATTGCAAACAGTCTTAGTATTTTCTTCCTTATCTTTTTAAACATAGCTTATGTAAAAATAcataataaatagaaataaagattCTTCTCTGATCTGCTAGTTATAGATTACACAGAGAACTAACGTATCATTTAGGCATATAGAGTACACAGAGAACTAACGTTACATTTAGGCCTTTAGAGTACACAGAGAACTAACATTATATTTAGGCCTATAGAGTACACAGAGAACTAACGTTACATTTAGGCATATAGAGTACACAGAGAACTAAGGTTACATTTAGGCCTATAGAGTACACAGAGAACTAACGTTACATTTAGGGCTATAGAGTACACAGAGAACTAACGTTACATTTAGGCCTAGAGAGTACACAGAGAACTAAGGTTACATTAAGGCCTATAGAGTACACAGAGAACTAACGTTACATTTAGGCATATAGAGTACACAGAGAACTAACGTTACATTTAGGCCTTTAGAGTACACAGAGAACTAACGTTATATTTAGGCATATAGAGTACACAGAGAACTAACGTTACATTTAGGCATATAGAGTACACAGAGAACTAAGGTTACATTTAGGCCTATAGAGTACACAGAGAACTAACGTTACATTTAGGGCTATAGAGTACACAGAGAACTAACGTTACATTTAGGCCTAGAGAGTACACAGAGAACTAAGTTTACATTAAGGCCTATAGAGTACACAGAGAACTAACGTTACATTTAGGCCTATAGAGTACACAGAGAACTAACGTTACATTTAGGCATATAGAGTACACAGAGAACTAACGTTACATTCAGGCCTATAGGGTACACAGAGAACTAACGTTACATTTAGGCCTAGAGAGTACACAGAGAACTTACGTTATATTTAGGCCTATAGAGTACACAGAGAACTAACGTTACATTTAGGCATATAGAGTACACAGAGAACTAAGGTTACATTTAGGCCTATAGAGTACACAGAGAACTAACGTTACATTTAGGGCTATAGAGTACACAGAGAACTAACGTTACATTTAGGCCTATGGAGTACACAGAGAACTAACGTTACATTTAGGCCTAGAGAGTACACAGAGAACTAACGTTACATTTAGGCCTATAGAATACACAGAGAACTAACGTTATATTTAGGCATATAGAGTACACAGAGAACTAACGTTACATTTAGGCATATAGAGTACACAGAGAACTAACGTTACATTTAGGCCTAGAGAGTACACAGAGAACTAACGTTACATTTAGACAAGAGAAATTGAATACAGAGAGAGAGTATTGGAATACATCATCAGGGAAGTGTTGACAGGTCACGTGGACAGGTCACGTGGACAGGTCATCAACACAGGTCATCTCACTTGACAGAAAGTTACGGAAGCTCTGCCCACCCACCCCCTGTGAGGAGCATCAACCAGGGGCTGGCCTACAGCATAAACCAGACTTCCAGATGTCTATTTGATTGGCATGCATGGCGTCTGAAACCAAAAGGCATGGTAGAGAAAGCGGGTGTGTAAAAACACAATGTTCAAAGCTATTCACGATATGACAGACCAACAACACAAAGACAACAGTTTCTTAGTGCTTACAcattgaaaacaagaaaaacattaaccatactttttacaaaaaaagacaatacctgcTTTATGCatcttatagagcgattgtttttcttctaaaaattaatgaagcgagatagtcctttcaagaacgcgatagtcctttcaaaaccaatgttTGACCTAGACCTAAATCTCTacccaaatttaaatttatttcattttttacttgaaaaatgataTCGGTCagactagagttttccccgtgtggccaacgagctagttaATTCTTTGCTCAGCAAAATACATCAActattaaatttataggaaaatcgttagagccatttttgagatcaggTGTCCATGCAGGTTCCTGCTTGGTTCAAGGTTCCATGAAGCTCtgacgtgtaaaaaaaaaattaagccttaaaaaaatgtctgcTGCTGTCGGCTGCTGAAGATGTTAGTGCGACAAAAGTGGAGAAATTGATTCAGGTCTTGGTGGCTAGAGTCTTAATGAAAGGGGAAATACTCTGGGGATGGAATCGTTTCAAAATTGAGTTCATACGTTCTTAGCTTAgaaatgagaaaataaaaaagtttctttttttatggtTTACTTTGTTCAGGCTTGTTGAAATTGTCTTTACCGTCAGCACTTCCTCTGGTCATCTTCTGGTCATCTTCTGGTCATCTTCTTTCACATTTTGAATCTACATCTTAcagttctttcatgtctttcTATCGGATACCTTCCAATTCATTTCTATCTTTAGTAATGTTATTctcttactttactttaattCGCTTACATTATACGTCAACTTCTCTTACATTTAAGAAGCTAGCTCTGTGTTACCTAAACCTGCTGTTCACTAACGTTAACGGTAACCCAATGGAATATTTCGTCTCACGGGTTGTTTGGTCCTATCTTCTGGTTTGTTCAAGTTCGTTGCTCGGTATGTTTTTGAAAGGTGTGATGATTGTATAAGTTATAATggatgtgatttttttttagaccgtAGACTTCCCACACAATGTCACTGTGAGTAGAGACCTGGACTTAAGAAGCTATAGAGAAAAGCAGGTTTTTGAAGCGCTTAGCTTTCGATCTGTGGGGtcatgggttcaaatctcggtgaagactaggatatTTAATGTCGTGATTTTCAGGTCATCCtgtagtccacccagctctatgtgtacctgacatagttggggaaagtcaaGGGGTtagtcgttgtactggccacatgaaactctCGTTAACTGTCGGCCATAAAAATGtatgaccttttcatcatctgccttatagatcgcaaggtctgaaaggggaagaactctatTTTCCCTTTACTAGTGCTCATTGTTTTTCAGTCATaattaaattctttttgttttcttgagaaGTTGTCTGTCTCTAAATACTTTCGTGTGTTTTGAAATCAAAGACAGACATGGACATGTTGGGGTCTTCTTTCATGAGTTTCCAACAAGGACCTAGACTATTTGCCTTGTCTTTTGCTTGGTTAACGGAGACTATTGCTCTTGTCTTTTGCTTGGTTAACGGAGACTATTGCTCTTGTCTTTTGCTTGGTTAACGGAGACTATTGCTCTTGTCTTTTGCTTGGTTAACGGAGACTATTGCTCTTGTCTTTTGCTTGGTTAACGGAGACTATTTGCCTTGTCTTTTGCTTGGTTAACGGAGACTATTTGCCTTGTCTTTTGCTTGGTTAACGGAGACTATTGCCCTTGTCTTTTGCTTGGTTAACGGAGACTATTTGCCTTGTCTTTTGCTTGGTTAACGGAGACTATTTGCCTTGTCTTTTGCTTGGTTAACGGAGACTATTGCCCTTGTCTTTTGCTTGGTTAACGGAGACTATTTGCCTTGTCTTTTGCTTGGTTAACGGAGACTATTTGCCTTGTCTTTTGCTTGGTTAACGGAGACTATTGCCCTTGTCTTTCGCTTGGTTAGTGGACTTAAACTCTATAGAAAGATCTCAAGCCCAATAACCATATTTTCTTTATGCCTGACTATACACtgaactttaaaacaaacatgtcTCTCTATTTTAATAGTTCTGTAATgagtttcatttattttaattatctgTAGTGCATCTCTAAACAGTCACCATTAACACCATTATTTCTTAATTGATTGAACCCTGGGGCCTCCCAGGAGACCGCCATGTCCGAACTCAACAATCCATTAAGTGCCGCAGTCAGTCAGCACCCCAGTGACATCAGCACTTCAGTGGCAGCATCCGGTGTCTTTGAGATCATTACCACCAGATGTTTTCAGACTCTCTCGCTCCTTAGTTTACATTGAATCCTTGAATTCACTTTTCCTGCCGACTGGATATCCAAGGGGGAGAATGACAATCCAGTACACTGAGGAAGCACTAAGTTCGGATCTTTAGGTTTATTTCGAGAACCGATGCACTCTAACCAGCTTCAGGCGGGTAGACATTATTGATTAGCAGACGTCAAATCTCGGTAGCAAGAAATTAGTTTCACGTGCAATGCAAGTATAAGGACCCGAGTTATATGTGAGCAAATGTAATACATCTCAGGTCTTGCTTTATGTCACATCGAGAAGCTGTTTCCACTTGATGAGTTTTGTTCTACTCCCTTCTAGGTTGGACCCTGTACATTGCATGTATGTTTCATACTAACAATACATTTATGAGACATATATGGACGATATATGTATGCATCCTAAATGAAGATACTTAAAGCAATATTGCAACACTCCaccttttaattaatatatttcatttttaacacatgtgttaaatattgttttcttaGCGACAGAGCGCCGTTGTACCTATCCGAAGGTCCTTGCTAGAGACCTCTTGGAGAAAGTGAATTTTCCCTGGAGTTGTAGAACCCCTTCAGCTATACATACTTTTGAAATATATTAAgtatttttgtaacattttgttgtttttagtattctgctaaaaatattatttaaagtcAGTTCATTTCTATATTAAAAGAATTGATgttgtaataatcttcaattctgggGGAAAATCCGAAGTCTATAAAACATATAAACTATGAAAAATCAGATTCCAACCTGAAACCATGATATTAGCTTGCCTCCCTGTTGGTACCGGTAGTTGGCTTATGGCattaaactgctggtagacagcaGGCGTTAGatcttaacttgtaaaacttgaaaaaaacttgaataacttctttgtgaacaatattagcctaaccctaaccctaaccctaaccctaaccataaCTTTTCTTACAATATAGattttaacttgagatgaaataagTAAATGTAGTAGATTAAGCAGACTTTAGTCATAATATGAAATGGTATTTTGTACAAAATGTAACCCACTACAAAAACAAGTCTTTTCAGTATGGCGTTCTGGAGTCATCTCTCGtacctaagaccgctgacgagaATGcggcttatcttgcatcattcacaaccaattgcTAAGCTTTTcctaccgtcaccatagaaacactcaCAAATTCCAAAACACTACctcaccatagaaacactcaCAAATTCCATAACACTACctcaccatagaaacactcaCAATTCCATAACACTACctcaccatagaaacactcaCAAATTCCATAACactaccgtcaccatagaagCACTCAAAAATTCCATAACactaccgtcaccatagaaacactcaCAAATTCCATAACactaccgtcaccatagaaacactcaCAAATTCCATAACactaccgtcaccatagaaacactcaCAAATTCCATAACactaccgtcaccatagaaacactcaCAAATTCCATAACactaccgtcaccatagaaacactcaCAAATTCCATAACactaccgtcaccatagaaacactcaCAAATTCCATAACactaccgtcaccatagaaacactcaCAAATTCCATAACACtacatcaccatagaaacactcaCAAATTCCATAACACTACctcaccatagaaacactcaCAAATTCCATAACactaccgtcaccatagaaacactcaCAAATTCCATAACactaccgtcaccatagaaacactcaCAAATTCCATAACACTACCGTCTCCATAGAAACACTCACAAATTCCATAACactaccgtcaccatagaaacactcaCAAATTCCATAACACTACCGTCTCCATAGAAACACTCACAAATTCCATAACACTACCGTCATCATAGAAACACTCACAAATTCCATAACACTACCGTCTCCATAGAAACACTCACAAATTTCATAACactaccgtcaccatagaaacactcaCAAATTCCATAACactaccgtcaccatagaaacactcaCAAATTCCATAACactaccgtcaccatagaaacactcaCAAATTCCATAACactaccgtcaccatagaaacactcaCAAATTCCATAACactaccgtcaccatagaaacactcaCAAATTCCATAACactaccgtcaccatagaaacactcaCAAATTCCATAACACTACctcaccatagaaacactcaCAAATTCCATAACactaccgtcaccatagaaacacttACAAATTCCATAACactaccgtcaccatagaaacactcaCAAATTCCATAACACTACCGTCTCCATAGAAACACTCACAAATTCCATAACactaccgtcaccatagaaacactcaCAAATTCCATAACactaccgtcaccatagaaacactcaCAAATTCCATAACactaccgtcaccatagaaacactcaCAAATTCCATAACactaccgtcaccatagaaacactcaCAAATTCCATAACactaccgtcaccatagaaacattcACAAATTCCATAACactaccgtcaccatagaaacactcaCAAATTCCACAACACTACctcaccatagaaacactcaCAAATTCCATAACACTAACTCACCATAGAAACAATCACAAATTCCATAAGACTACctcaccatagaaacactcaCAAATTCCATAACACTACctcaccatagaaacactcaCAAATTCCATAACACTACCTAACCATAGAAACACTCACAAATTCCATAACactaccgtcaccatagaaacactcaCAAATTCCATAACactaccgtcaccatagaaacactcaCAAATTCCATAACATTACctcaccatagaaacactcaCAAATTCCATAACACTACctcaccatagaaacactcaCAAATTCCATAACactaccgtcaccatagaaacactcaCAAATTCCATAACactaccgtcaccatagaaacactcaCAAATTCCATAACACTACctcaccatagaaacactcaCAAATTCCATAACactaccgtcaccatagaaacactcaCAAATTCCACAACACTAActcaccatagaaacactcaCAAATTCCATAACACTAACTCACCATAGAAACAATCACAAATTCCATAAGACTACctcaccatagaaacactcaCAAATTCCATAACACTACctcaccatagaaacactcaCAAATTCCATAACACTACctcaccatagaaacactcaCAAATTCCATAACactaccgtcaccatagaaacactcaCAAATTCCATAACactaccgtcaccatagaaacactcaCAAATTCCATAACACTACCTCAACATAGAAACACTCACAAATTCCATAACCCTACCTCACCCCATTAATTATAGTCCAGGTGTGTGAAACGTTCAGGGTGACATTAATTAGTTTTCACTTTTTTAAGTActataaagtaaataaatagttttcgtgggaaaattttttattgatttttttctattaacttttattttgtttttgggcCATATTAAAATCCACACACACATTATAATGTTGGTGATATAGCATTGTACACAACAAACTTAAATCACAAATCTAATGAACACATTGTCAATATATATATGCCCTCCATTTAAGTGATTCATGGCCACAGTCGTTAATGCGTTAAGTTATCCTTGAACACATGCCTGTCTCCCAATACATTTAAGTTATCCATGGGTCGGTACTGGCATAAAGTGGGGATGCAATTAAGTTATCCCTGCAAAATGACAAACCATCAAGAAAATACAATTTCTGAATTCAATACATCTAGTGTGACAAAAGGACTTGCACCGAGGAAACTTGAAATAGAATTGATTCTTTTGTACAATGGCCTACGATGATTTTTAGCACTTGCAATGTTCCAGGCgctgttttttttccaaacccaaACAGAAGCAGCCAACTGCCCATTAAACGTAGCAAATCTTATTTCAATAATAATgaagtttttttgtgttcatcCTGTGTCAATGGTTCAGGGTCATTGCAATAAGACTTGAAAGCCACATCTGA is part of the Biomphalaria glabrata chromosome 2, xgBioGlab47.1, whole genome shotgun sequence genome and harbors:
- the LOC129924711 gene encoding GRIP and coiled-coil domain-containing protein-like produces the protein MFSKYDKLKSKMFSKYDKLKNKRFSKYDKLKSKMFSKYDKLKSKMFSKYDKLKSKMFSKYDKLKSKMFSKYDKLKNKRFSKYDKLKSKMFSKYDKLKSKMFSKYDKLKSKMFSKYDKLKSKMFSKYDKLKSKMFSKYDKLKSKMFSKYDKLKSKMFSKYDKLKSKMFSKYDKLKSKRFSKYDKLKSQKT